AAAAGGGGAGACGGGATTGGAAAAACCAAGGTGGGCAAGGGAACCAAGGTTATGATGGTATCGGATGGAAACGGGGTGCCGATCGGTCTGTATCTGGACAGCGCCCAACATCATGAAATCCGGCTAGCGGAAGCCACCCTGAAAACGGTTCGGGTACCGCAAAGGTGGGGACGTCCCCGAACGCGGCCCAAGGAATTGGTGGCTGACAAAGCTTATGACAGCCGTTCTTTCCGAATCTGGTTGCGCCGACGAGGAATCAAGCCCACCATTCCCACCATTCAGCGAAAAAGCCGCAAACCCCGTCGTGGCCGTCCCATCCGTGTGGGAGAGGGATACCGCCGGCGTTGGATCATTGAGCGTTGCTTTGGGTGGATGAACAATTACCGTCGATTGGTGGTCCGATATGACCGATATTTGCATATCTATAGAGCTTTTTGCCTGATTGCATTCATTATTTGGTGTGTAAACCGAATTTTGAAATAGCTTCTAGTGATTCTAGTGATTCTACCTAAACGGTCGTCTGAGGGAAGTGTCGGTTTTGCCAGAATGACGCCATTTTAGATATTTATATTTGGAGGGATCGACGAACCTTGGTGATGCTTTTTCTTTTTTACATGTAGAGTTCTATTGACCACAAGGGATGAGTGGATATAATCTTCGATGAAAGACTTTGAATTCCTATGAAGGGTTGCAAAAGATTGGGGGGAAAGCGATGAAACGAACGCTCTTATGGATGCTGGTCCTTTGCCTGGTTTTCAGCAGCGGATGTTCCCTGCTTTCCGGAAAGAATGCGGATCAGGCTGATGCGGACAAGGATTCGAATGAAGTGGAGGTGAAACAGGCCGCCACCGATGTGGAAGGAATGCTCCGGGAGGGACCGGGCAAATATGCCGGAGACAAGTACGACGAGGAAAAGGTGAAGGCGGAGCTGGATAAACTGCCTGACAACATGACGGCGGATGAGGCTTATAACCATTTGGTAGCCTTGCTGGCCGAAGACTACAAATCAATCCTCAGGGAACTGGATGCGTTGGACCCCACCATCAAAACAAATATTGAAGAACCGGGAGGTGTCAACGCTCCGGAGGGAAATCTGCCTAAGCAGGTGAATGTGGAAATCCTCCTGGATGCCAGCGGGAGCATGGCCGGCCGGGTGAGTGGTGGTGTGAAGATGGACCTGGCCAAGGAGGCAATCCGGAATTTTTCCTCCAAACTGCCGGAGGGCGCCCAGGTGGCACTCCGGGTATACGGCCACAAGGGAAGCAACCAGCAGAAGGATAAGGAACTCTCCTGCAAGAGCACCGAAGTGGTTTATCCCCTGGGGGCCTATGACAAAGCTACCTTCCAGAAGTCTCTGAACAAATTCCGTCCGACGGGCTGGACTCCCTTGGCCGCGGCGATCGAGCAGGCGAAAAATGATTTGAGCGAAAATACGGGAGAAAACGTGGAGAACATCATTTACGTGGTGAGTGACGGGATCGAGACCTGCGGCGGGGATCCGGTCAAGGCAGCGAAGGAGCTGCATGAGTCGGAGATCCAGGCGATCGTGAACATCATCGGATTTGACGTGGACAATGAAGGACAGCGTGCGTTGAAGAAGGTGGCTGAAGCCGGCGGAGGGAAATATACTACAGTTAGTTCAGGTGAGGACTTGCAAAGGTATTTGGAAGAGGAATATGCTCGTTTGAGGGTTGAATGGATGACTTGGGGAAGTAAAAGTTATTTAGATGCCCAAGAGCAGTGGGGAGATAAGTGGAATGAAATGACTAACTTAACTACATCGTTATCTGAAAGGAACTTCCAGGAAAATTCTCGAATGTTAAAAGCCAAAAATTATCTCGAAAAAATGGGGAAATTGCAAAACCCTGTTGAACTATACAATAGGATTATTGATCGATGGAGAAAAATCAATGCATACCAAAGAAATCGATATAAAGAATTGGATAAAGTATTAGAAGAGGAAAGAATTAATGAGCAGCAGAAAGTGAAGAAGAAAGAAAAAGAAATGCTAGAGCAATACGATCGTTAATATGAAATAAAAAGGCAAATATGAGTCATTCCTACTTCATACTTTGTCTTGTTTTCCTTTTTTGCAAGCACTTTTCGCAGGAGGAGACTATAATATATGCTTCATCGCTACCGTCGTCGGCTTGATCGACGGGGAAACGTAACAATGTTTTGGGTGGTGGGGCTTGCCGCCTTCTTTGTAGTGTTTTCGATGGTAGGAACGTTGGTAGTTGCGTGGATGCAACACGCCTATGCTCAAGCGGTGGCGGATGCAGGAAGTTTGGCGGCCACGAAGAAACTGGATCAGCTGGTGCAGGAGGAACTGAATCGGGCAATGCAGGAAGCCATGAATGTGTATCCCGACAGGGATCCCTATTCGATCGTTATGGGGACCGAGGAAAAACGGCATGCCTTCATGAGAAGGGTGTTAGAACGCCGGCAAAATGAGCTGCGGGAAGAGGTCAGAAAATATGTGACCAAGAACGGTGGTCACAAACACGGGGAGATCCGCCTGCCCGTAAACGGGAGAATTGAGGTCGAGGCTCGGATGAAGTACGAACCGCCGGTCTTTCAGGATTGGTTTAAGGATGCCTTTGTCAAAGGCAGTGGTACGGGACCTAAAAGAGATTATTTGAAGTGGTTAAAATCAAGACAGACAATCGCCTATTAGTGGATCGATAGCAATCACGGGTCTTAATCAAGCCGGTTTCCTCAAGTCGAGGAAGGGGGAGCAAACCGGTGCTAAATAAGAGCATTGGGCGAAGCTTTAAAAAGGGCTCTGTTACAATGGAGTTTGTGACGCTAATCCCATTGCTTTTGATCATGATATTATTTATCGCCCAGTTTTTTGTTGCCGGCATGGCTGTTGTTGAGACGGAGGTTACTTTGCGTGATACGGTTCGGTACGCGGCCGAAATTGGAGATGAAAAGAAAGCCAAAAGATGGGGATTAAACCGGTTTGATGCCTCCGGATATTACGACATGGAATCACTGAAGGTGGAAATCAAAGACGAAGAGGTTATTGCTACCGCCCGCACACGGATCGAGTGGTTGTTTACCTCTGCGGCTCCGTTTCACTACCGCAGTAAAGTCAAGACACCGGTGATTGATTAATCCATTTGTTCTTTTTCTTCAACATGGATTTTGCGTAACAGCGTTGAGTAACTTAATAACTGCTGCACTTTGTAGCAATTCCCCTGTTTTTTTTGGGAGGAATGGAATTGAAAGGTCTATTTGTGGGGTTTCTTGTATGGAACCGGACACAAAGGAAAGGTTCCGTGACTCTCGAATTTGTGGTTTTGTTACCTTTGTTTATTCTATTATCCTTGATAGCTTGGCAACTCTTTTTATCAGGGATGGCAGTGATAGACACTCATGCGGCAGTGCGTGACGCGGTACGAGTGGCGTCCACTACGGGTGACACCGATGAGGCGGAGGAAAAGGGGAAAGACTCTTTCGGACAATCACGAGGCTACAAGCTGAAGCGCTTGGATGTCAAAATTGAAGACGGTGAAGCGATCGCCAAGGCGAAAGTGGAGATTCCGATTTTATTTATGGCTTCCAAACCGATCACCTATGAAACGGAGGAAAAAGCGCCGGCTCTTAATACGTACAATTTTGCCAGTCCGTTAATGATGGGTAATGGACAACTGGGTTTCCCTGTGGCTAATCCAACAATTAGCTCAACTTTTGGTCGTCGGACTGATCCTGTTTATGGTGGAACAGCTCAGCATAAAGGCATTGATTTTCCTGCCCCCATCGGTACGCCTATCTATGCTGCCGAAGACGGGATAGTAAAACGCGCGGGGCCTGCTACAGGTTTTGGATGTTGGATAGTTATTGACCACGGCGGAGGATTGGAAACCGTGTATGGCCACATGTACCCGCATCAGATATTAGTTGTTCCCGGACAGCGGGTTAAAAGAGGTCAACAAATCGCTGCAGTCGGTAATAACGGGAAATCAACAGGGCCTCACTTGCACTTTGAAGTCCGCGTTAGAGGAGAACCAGTGGACCCGCTTCCTTTCTTGTCCGAGTAACGGTCTGTAGAAAGATGTAGCTATTTCACGGTTAGGAATTCTGTGATATGGTGTGAAACGAGCGAGAGGAGAGAAAGCATGAGGAAAATATACCGTATAATGGCATTATTTATGCTTTCTTTCATTTTTTTAACACTCATCTCGCCATTTTTAGGTATTGCATTTGCTGAAGGCTACCAGGGCCAAGCAGGAGGTTACCAGGGTAAAGCGGGAGGCTACCAGGGCCAAGCGGGAGGTTATCAGGGCCAAGCGGGAGGTTACCAGGGTCAAGCAGAAGGTTATAAGGGCCAAGCGGGAGGCTATGAGGGTTCAAAAGATAACAATTCAGGATCGAAAAAGACAAATCCTCAAGGGAAACCGAAATCTGATGACAATAACAAAGGATTTTTACCAGATTATTGGCCAGGGTTAAAATATGTAGGAAAAAATTTGTTGACTGACTACTTTGGTGAACATAACTCTTATAAAGTATAACGGAATAAAGATTATCTTAAAGGAATTGGAAGAAAAAAATCCGAATATGATTGGAAAGCGAGATACGCGGTCAAGGCATTACGAAATGGTTTTGGCTTACTTCTTCCAAGTCATGATGATCCTGATAACCCTAAAAAAGATGATCAACAAAGACCATCACTTTTAAAAACAGGGTTGGATGCTTGGGACGCCGTTGACAAAGTTAATGATGTAATGGGGTTATATGATGGCGGAATGCGAAAAAATATGTAGAAACAGCAGAGCTATATAAAGCTGCAGGTTTGATCCCTAAAAATAAAATATTAGCCAAGGCAAACCCAATACTTTCCGGAATTGGGATGTTGTTTGGAGCTGTAGAGACTGTAGATAACTTTGTAAAAGGTGATGTAGCAAGTGGGATTCAAAGCTTAGGGGATACCCTAATGAGCGCGGGACCTCTGATTGCTCTGGCGTCACCGCCTGCCGGCTTTGTCGTGGGAGTTGTTGGTGGGGGATTGTGGTTGGGTGCAACCATCTACAAAAACTGGCCTGCTATTAAACATGGATTTAAAAAATTGGTAAACGATCCTATAGGTTTTGGAAAGGATTTGGTTAATGATACAGTATCAGCAGTGAAAAAGGCGGGAGAGCTGGTTTCAAAGGGTTGGAACACAGTGAAAGGATGGTTTAGTTGAATATGAAGAAGTTGAACATGAAGAAGCTGTGGAGAATGGCTGAAAAAAGAGTTCCTAATAGGGTTGTTCAAACGGTAAAACAATATAAGAGAGGAAAGGAAACATATTATTTCCTCCCATTCAATCTTGAATATAAAGGTGAAATATACTATTGTGTTC
Above is a genomic segment from Planifilum fulgidum containing:
- a CDS encoding Tad domain-containing protein, whose translation is MLHRYRRRLDRRGNVTMFWVVGLAAFFVVFSMVGTLVVAWMQHAYAQAVADAGSLAATKKLDQLVQEELNRAMQEAMNVYPDRDPYSIVMGTEEKRHAFMRRVLERRQNELREEVRKYVTKNGGHKHGEIRLPVNGRIEVEARMKYEPPVFQDWFKDAFVKGSGTGPKRDYLKWLKSRQTIAY
- a CDS encoding M23 family metallopeptidase, whose protein sequence is MELKGLFVGFLVWNRTQRKGSVTLEFVVLLPLFILLSLIAWQLFLSGMAVIDTHAAVRDAVRVASTTGDTDEAEEKGKDSFGQSRGYKLKRLDVKIEDGEAIAKAKVEIPILFMASKPITYETEEKAPALNTYNFASPLMMGNGQLGFPVANPTISSTFGRRTDPVYGGTAQHKGIDFPAPIGTPIYAAEDGIVKRAGPATGFGCWIVIDHGGGLETVYGHMYPHQILVVPGQRVKRGQQIAAVGNNGKSTGPHLHFEVRVRGEPVDPLPFLSE
- a CDS encoding vWA domain-containing protein yields the protein MKRTLLWMLVLCLVFSSGCSLLSGKNADQADADKDSNEVEVKQAATDVEGMLREGPGKYAGDKYDEEKVKAELDKLPDNMTADEAYNHLVALLAEDYKSILRELDALDPTIKTNIEEPGGVNAPEGNLPKQVNVEILLDASGSMAGRVSGGVKMDLAKEAIRNFSSKLPEGAQVALRVYGHKGSNQQKDKELSCKSTEVVYPLGAYDKATFQKSLNKFRPTGWTPLAAAIEQAKNDLSENTGENVENIIYVVSDGIETCGGDPVKAAKELHESEIQAIVNIIGFDVDNEGQRALKKVAEAGGGKYTTVSSGEDLQRYLEEEYARLRVEWMTWGSKSYLDAQEQWGDKWNEMTNLTTSLSERNFQENSRMLKAKNYLEKMGKLQNPVELYNRIIDRWRKINAYQRNRYKELDKVLEEERINEQQKVKKKEKEMLEQYDR
- a CDS encoding IS5 family transposase, with amino-acid sequence MGSSFSGWSICSCQKRGDGIGKTKVGKGTKVMMVSDGNGVPIGLYLDSAQHHEIRLAEATLKTVRVPQRWGRPRTRPKELVADKAYDSRSFRIWLRRRGIKPTIPTIQRKSRKPRRGRPIRVGEGYRRRWIIERCFGWMNNYRRLVVRYDRYLHIYRAFCLIAFIIWCVNRILK